In Phocoena phocoena chromosome 3, mPhoPho1.1, whole genome shotgun sequence, the DNA window taggaaactaactcACATGGGTGTGAATTAACTCCATCACTAATTAACTATTTGAATTTgagtttaattatttaaaaatttcccctgaTAACTTAAGGACACTTACCTTTCTGTGATTGTTTCTCTGAGACCACTGGCCACCCCTTTGACCACGGTGCTAGCTTTGGGGGTCAGCACCACCTGAGATATAAAAAATgatcccttcttccttctctcagtGATGGATGCCTGAAGAAACTGGATCAGTTTTTCCGGGTCTGTGGTGTTGGCCCAAGGTGCTGGCATCATCTGCCCAGGCCAGAGAAAGGGTACTTCCAGAGCCACTGGACTGTGGTAGAAGACGAGCACTTGGTAGTCCTTCTCCCACAGGTACTTTAGACTCACTTCCTGGGCAAAAATCGCTGGGCACATTTTATTTCCATAGATGTCTTTCAGCATTTGGACGAGTTTTTCATGGTGATACTTCTGCATCCCATAAAAGTGGTTGAAGTCCAAGAATACTACCTCCTTATGGTGATCTGTGAGGAATGCATTGATCTCCTCAAGGCCTTCATTGACTTTGGCACTGAACAAACCATGAGCAAAGTAGAGTTCATTGTCGGGGTCTCTAGGCTTGGTGGAAATTCGAAGGTCAAAATAACGGATCCCAGCTCCTAGCTGACCAGTAAAGTTCATGGTTTGAGTGGCTAGCCATTTCCGCATCAGCTTTTTCGCCACAGTTccaaacacagagacaaaattcTGGACAGTTT includes these proteins:
- the PLCXD3 gene encoding PI-PLC X domain-containing protein 3; the protein is MASSQGKNELKFADWMATLPESIHSIPLTNLAIPGSHDSFSFYIDEASPVGPEQPETVQNFVSVFGTVAKKLMRKWLATQTMNFTGQLGAGIRYFDLRISTKPRDPDNELYFAHGLFSAKVNEGLEEINAFLTDHHKEVVFLDFNHFYGMQKYHHEKLVQMLKDIYGNKMCPAIFAQEVSLKYLWEKDYQVLVFYHSPVALEVPFLWPGQMMPAPWANTTDPEKLIQFLQASITERRKKGSFFISQVVLTPKASTVVKGVASGLRETITERALPAMMQWVRTQKPGESGINIVTADFVELGDFISTVIKLNYVFDEGEANT